A section of the Citrus sinensis cultivar Valencia sweet orange chromosome 8, DVS_A1.0, whole genome shotgun sequence genome encodes:
- the LOC112499253 gene encoding auxin-responsive protein SAUR68-like, translated as MFAKILDPSQCEAICKFHGYSLGKEAFFNSMLSAKKLMKMATKWQRQLKLEEKRTLLQRSKSFINSNTSPAVADKDHFVACTMDNRRLVIPVPYLYSDIFRELLRMSEEEFGLPKDGLIMFPCDSFFLEYVVSTSCRSLSSSLHQGLWNKHVLVSN; from the exons ATGTTTGCAAAAATATTGGACCCATCGCAATGTGAGGCTATTTGCAAATTCCATGGATATTCTCTGG GCAAAGAAGCTTTCTTCAACAGCATGCTCAGTGCCAAGAAGCTCATGAAAATGGCAACAAAGTGGCAGAGGCAGctgaaattggaagaaaaaagaactcTGTTACAGCGTTCAAAAAGTTTTATCAATTCAAACACCTCACCAGCAGTGGCTGACAAGGATCATTTTGTTGCGTGCACTATGGATAATAGGCGTTTAGTGATTCCAGTTCCGTATCTTTACAGTGACATCTTCAGAGAACTCTTGAGAATGTCCGAGGAGGAGTTTGGGTTGCCGAAAGATGGCCTTATAATGTTCCCATGTGATTCTTTCTTCCTGGAGTATGTTGTAAGTACCTCTTGCAGGTCGTTGTCATCATCTTTACATCAAGGGCTGTGGAACAAGCATGTACTTGTTTCTAATTGA
- the LOC102608364 gene encoding uncharacterized protein LOC102608364 isoform X1 gives MDEDISRWVIEFLLRNSPSDQLINRILAIIPISNNNNFRLKKTLLLRSIQSQLSSDGDASLSKTILENLKAVRDLDEKEGIAITRSMEAAIRDAAENTQNDDALRQVVKTYLEEAWASMGPTFLELAAAGGRGRAHVETEDKEKGKGIRKENVQPKRKHVASHRRARGPVRIIDSEDLSSDEPCSQYDTLPTPEVNKVQEALKSSSLELQAIVTDPLPDALRQAEAVVSGMARANQIPEPSVGRETNVDKPVLNPSVDAHLEPLQANQGNRKDESCSHQSNVPKSSLMERNSTAHAYEWDDSIDEEPSNQGNRFHLPSPKRKAVSPLKNHDVTKLARRRKKKKWSLEEEDALRKGVEQFGKGNWKLILKSNPGAFDERTEVDLKDKWRNMTRYSFY, from the exons atggaCGAAGACATCTCACGGTGGGTGATCGAATTCCTGCTTCGAAATTCACCGTCCGATCAACTAATCAACAGAATCCTCGCGATTATCCCCATttcaaacaacaacaatttcCGTTTAAAGAAAACCCTCCTCCTCCGTTCTATACAATCCCAACTCTCCTCGGACGGAGACGCTTCGCTCTCCAAAACGATTTTAGAAAATCTGAAAGCAGTCCGAGATTTGGATGAGAAAGAGGGGATCGCTATCACGAGGTCGATGGAAGCGGCGATTCGGGATGCTGCCGAGAATACTCAAAACGACGACGCCTTGCGCCAAGTGGTTAAAACTTATTTAGAAGAAGCGTGGGCCAGCATGGGGCCCACTTTTTTAGAATTGGCTGCAGCGGGGGGAAGAGGGAGAGCCCATGTAGAAACCGAAGACAAAGAGAAAGGCAAAG GAATTCGGAAGGAAAATGTGCAGCCTAAGCGCAAGCACGTTGCTTCCCATAGACGCGCAAGGGGACCAGTTAGGATTATTGACAGTGAGGACTTGAGCTCAGATGAGCCGTGTAGTCAATATGATACCTTGCCCACCCCAGAAGTTAATAAAGTTCAAGAAGCACTTAAGTCCAGTTCTTTGGAGTTGCAAGCTATTGTAACGGACCCTCTTCCTGATGCTTTACGCCAGGCTGAGGCTGTGGTGTCTGGCATGGCCAGAGCAAATCAGATTCCTGAACCTTCTGTGGGGAGGGAGACTAATGTGGATAAACCTGTGTTGAATCCATCTGTTGATGCTCATTTGGAACCTCTCCAAGCTAACCAGGGCAATCGTAAAGATGAATCTTGTAGTCATCAGAGTAACGTGCCTAAATCCAGCTTGATGGAAAGGAATAGTACTGCCCACGCCTATGAG TGGGATGATTCAATTGATGAAGAGCCATCCAATCAAGGGAATAGATTTCACTTACCTAGTCCAAAGAGAAAGGCTGTATCACCATTGAAGAATCATGATGTCACCAAACTTGCCagaaggagaaagaagaagaagtggaGTCTTGAGGAAGAAGATGCTTTAAGGAAGGGCGTGGAACA GTTTGGTAAAGGAAACTGGAAGCTCATTTTAAAATCCAACCCCGGAGCATTTGATGAGAGAACTGAG GTTGATTTGAAGGACAAGTGGAGGAACATGACAcgttattctttttattga
- the LOC107178062 gene encoding auxin-responsive protein SAUR61 — protein sequence MAKKWQKLAASKQKRISFPATGPVDAESCSTSSVCEKGHFVVYATDEKRFVIPLVYLKNNVIRELFKMAEDEFGLPSCGPITLPCDAVFMEYVVSLIQRGAAKDVEKALLMSLTTTRCLPSSFIHQEHSNQHSFICSF from the coding sequence ATGGCAAAGAAATGGCAGAAACTGGCCGCTAGCAAGCAGAAAAGAATCTCATTCCCAGCAACAGGGCCTGTCGATGCAGAGAGCTGCAGCACATCATCTGTGTGTGAGAAGGGTCACTTTGTTGTGTACGCTACCGATGAGAAACGCTTTGTTATTCCTTTGGTATATCTTAAAAACAATGTCATCAGAGAGCTCTTTAAAATGGCAGAAGATGAATTTGGACTGCCAAGCTGTGGACCTATCACGTTGCCATGTGATGCAGTTTTCATGGAGTATGTAGTCTCTTTGATACAGAGAGGTGCAGCAAAAGATGTAGAGAAGGCATTGCTAATGTCCTTAACTACTACTCGCTGTTTACCATCTTCGTTCATCCATCAGGAGCATAGCAACCAACATTCATTCATTTGCAGcttttaa
- the LOC102608364 gene encoding uncharacterized protein LOC102608364 isoform X2, with product MDEDISRWVIEFLLRNSPSDQLINRILAIIPISNNNNFRLKKTLLLRSIQSQLSSDGDASLSKTILENLKAVRDLDEKEGIAITRSMEAAIRDAAENTQNDDALRQVVKTYLEEAWASMGPTFLELAAAGGRGRAHVETEDKEKGKGIRKENVQPKRKHVASHRRARGPVRIIDSEDLSSDEPCSQYDTLPTPEVNKVQEALKSSSLELQAIVTDPLPDALRQAEAVVSGMARANQIPEPSVGRETNVDKPVLNPSVDAHLEPLQANQGNRKDESCSHQSNVPKSSLMERNSTAHAYEWDDSIDEEPSNQGNRFHLPSPKRKAVSPLKNHDVTKLARRRKKKKWSLEEEDALRKGVEQFGKGNWKLILKSNPGAFDERTEVDLKDKWRNVMRY from the exons atggaCGAAGACATCTCACGGTGGGTGATCGAATTCCTGCTTCGAAATTCACCGTCCGATCAACTAATCAACAGAATCCTCGCGATTATCCCCATttcaaacaacaacaatttcCGTTTAAAGAAAACCCTCCTCCTCCGTTCTATACAATCCCAACTCTCCTCGGACGGAGACGCTTCGCTCTCCAAAACGATTTTAGAAAATCTGAAAGCAGTCCGAGATTTGGATGAGAAAGAGGGGATCGCTATCACGAGGTCGATGGAAGCGGCGATTCGGGATGCTGCCGAGAATACTCAAAACGACGACGCCTTGCGCCAAGTGGTTAAAACTTATTTAGAAGAAGCGTGGGCCAGCATGGGGCCCACTTTTTTAGAATTGGCTGCAGCGGGGGGAAGAGGGAGAGCCCATGTAGAAACCGAAGACAAAGAGAAAGGCAAAG GAATTCGGAAGGAAAATGTGCAGCCTAAGCGCAAGCACGTTGCTTCCCATAGACGCGCAAGGGGACCAGTTAGGATTATTGACAGTGAGGACTTGAGCTCAGATGAGCCGTGTAGTCAATATGATACCTTGCCCACCCCAGAAGTTAATAAAGTTCAAGAAGCACTTAAGTCCAGTTCTTTGGAGTTGCAAGCTATTGTAACGGACCCTCTTCCTGATGCTTTACGCCAGGCTGAGGCTGTGGTGTCTGGCATGGCCAGAGCAAATCAGATTCCTGAACCTTCTGTGGGGAGGGAGACTAATGTGGATAAACCTGTGTTGAATCCATCTGTTGATGCTCATTTGGAACCTCTCCAAGCTAACCAGGGCAATCGTAAAGATGAATCTTGTAGTCATCAGAGTAACGTGCCTAAATCCAGCTTGATGGAAAGGAATAGTACTGCCCACGCCTATGAG TGGGATGATTCAATTGATGAAGAGCCATCCAATCAAGGGAATAGATTTCACTTACCTAGTCCAAAGAGAAAGGCTGTATCACCATTGAAGAATCATGATGTCACCAAACTTGCCagaaggagaaagaagaagaagtggaGTCTTGAGGAAGAAGATGCTTTAAGGAAGGGCGTGGAACA GTTTGGTAAAGGAAACTGGAAGCTCATTTTAAAATCCAACCCCGGAGCATTTGATGAGAGAACTGAG GTTGATTTGAAGGACAAGTGGAGGAACGTGATGCGTTATTGA